The following proteins come from a genomic window of Brevibacillus antibioticus:
- the pepF gene encoding oligoendopeptidase F gives MDDLTIASYMNNEGVITVNKSKTLPKRSDVPAEYKWRLEDMYPTDNDWEADVQKVKQLTEKIAALKGSLATSGKQLLAVLTLQDELLKTLDQVYVYARMRRDEDNANSKYQGLTDRATSLSTQAYGSVSYIQPEILAIPTEDLQTWIKQVEGLEHYRILLEEITRFKPYTLSAEEEALLANMSELVSSPSKIFGMLNNADMKFPMITDENGEEVELTKGRYTQFMESKDRRVRKEAFEALYNTYGKFRNTLAASLTSAIKGDVFDARTRKYPSALYAALFADNVELPVYDNLIATIHEHLPLMHRYIALRKKLLGVDELHMYDLYVPIVPETDMKIPYDQAVSTIKEALHPLGEEYGRILDEGFSNGWIDVHENEGKTSGAYSWGAYTSHPFVLMNYQDNVNNMFTLAHEMGHALHSYYSNHAQPYTYADYKIFVAEVASTLNEALLMNHLLETTTDKKQRMYLINHYLEQFRGTIFRQTMFAEFEKIVHAKEEQGEPLTADSLSTIYRELNVAYHGPDIVVDSEVDLEWARIPHFYRGFYVYKYATGFSAATSLSKQILEEGQPAVDRYLQFLKGGSSDYPLNLLKGAGVDMTSPTPIAEALSVFKELLEELEQLVEQK, from the coding sequence ATGGATGATTTGACCATTGCATCTTACATGAATAACGAGGGAGTGATCACGGTGAATAAAAGCAAAACACTGCCGAAACGCAGTGACGTCCCCGCTGAATACAAATGGCGTCTTGAGGACATGTATCCCACGGATAATGATTGGGAAGCGGACGTACAAAAAGTAAAACAGCTCACAGAAAAAATCGCAGCATTGAAAGGCTCTCTGGCTACTTCTGGTAAACAGTTGCTGGCCGTGTTGACTCTGCAAGATGAATTGTTGAAGACGCTTGACCAAGTGTACGTCTATGCACGTATGCGTCGAGACGAAGACAATGCAAACAGCAAGTATCAAGGGCTGACTGACAGAGCGACCAGCCTGAGCACGCAAGCATACGGTTCCGTTTCGTACATACAGCCAGAGATTTTGGCGATTCCCACGGAAGACTTGCAAACGTGGATCAAACAAGTAGAAGGTCTTGAGCACTACCGTATTTTGTTGGAAGAGATTACACGCTTTAAGCCGTATACGCTATCCGCCGAGGAAGAAGCATTGCTGGCAAACATGAGCGAGCTTGTGTCCTCTCCTTCCAAAATTTTTGGGATGCTCAACAACGCTGACATGAAATTTCCGATGATCACGGATGAAAACGGCGAGGAAGTCGAGCTGACCAAGGGACGCTATACGCAGTTTATGGAAAGCAAAGACCGACGCGTGCGCAAAGAAGCATTCGAAGCATTGTACAATACGTATGGCAAGTTCCGCAATACGCTCGCGGCATCGCTGACATCTGCCATCAAAGGGGATGTTTTCGACGCGCGGACGAGAAAATATCCATCTGCCCTGTACGCAGCCTTGTTTGCCGACAATGTGGAGCTCCCTGTGTACGACAACCTGATTGCAACGATCCACGAGCATCTTCCGCTCATGCACCGCTACATTGCCTTGCGCAAAAAATTATTGGGTGTAGATGAATTACACATGTACGATTTGTATGTGCCGATTGTTCCTGAGACGGACATGAAAATTCCTTATGACCAAGCTGTCTCAACGATCAAAGAAGCACTTCATCCACTGGGTGAGGAGTACGGTCGCATTTTGGATGAGGGCTTTTCCAACGGTTGGATCGATGTGCATGAAAACGAAGGAAAGACAAGCGGAGCCTACTCATGGGGCGCCTATACATCACACCCGTTTGTTCTCATGAACTATCAGGACAACGTCAACAACATGTTTACGCTGGCGCATGAGATGGGGCATGCCTTGCATAGCTACTATTCCAATCACGCACAGCCTTACACGTATGCCGATTACAAGATTTTCGTGGCAGAAGTAGCTTCCACACTGAACGAAGCACTTCTGATGAATCATTTGCTCGAGACGACGACAGACAAAAAACAGCGCATGTACTTGATTAATCATTATCTGGAACAGTTCCGTGGAACGATATTCCGTCAAACGATGTTTGCCGAGTTTGAGAAAATCGTGCACGCAAAAGAAGAGCAGGGAGAGCCGTTGACAGCCGATTCTCTCAGTACGATTTACCGTGAGCTCAACGTTGCTTATCACGGTCCAGATATCGTCGTAGACAGCGAAGTTGATTTGGAATGGGCGCGGATACCTCATTTCTATCGTGGCTTCTATGTGTATAAGTACGCGACGGGTTTCTCGGCCGCGACGTCTCTGTCCAAGCAGATTTTGGAGGAAGGTCAGCCGGCCGTGGATCGTTACTTGCAGTTCCTCAAGGGCGGCAGCTCAGATTATCCGCTCAATCTGCTCAAGGGCGCAGGTGTAGACATGACGTCGCCAACACCGATTGCGGAAGCATTGAGTGTCTTTAAGGAATTGCTCGAAGAACTGGAACAGCTGGTCGAACAAAAATAA
- a CDS encoding UDP-glucose dehydrogenase family protein produces the protein MKVAVIGTGYVGLTTAVSLAMNGHQVTGIDLVASKVEKLRQGISPIYEPGLEEALKKVLDDGTLAFFTDLTEAKDAEIFFICVGTPEAADGTADLTYLLGAVSDIEKVHSLAPQERIVVIKSTVPVGTGEKVAGMLAGCQGVSVASNPEFLREGSALLDALEPSRIVIGVDNSQAAASMEELYNGVKAPRVITTRVNAELIKYASNAFLATRISFMNELARLSTALGTDIVTISRGMGLDSRIGPQFLRAGVGYGGSCFPKDTIALLRLAAEHNIHLSILDKVREVNATQPGWFLEQLCLQLPDLKGKQIAVLGLTFKPDTDDIREAPSLKLIEALLQKGAFVKAFDPIGASGVSKQFPQITYTQSAAEACEGAHAALLVTEWEQCVQLDWKRVHQSMAQPLLVDGRNAWPNQEVKEAGFHYIGIGRS, from the coding sequence ATGAAAGTTGCCGTTATTGGGACCGGTTACGTAGGTTTGACGACCGCTGTTTCCCTTGCCATGAACGGTCATCAGGTGACTGGTATTGACCTCGTTGCATCCAAAGTAGAAAAATTGCGCCAGGGGATCTCGCCGATTTACGAGCCAGGCTTAGAAGAGGCATTGAAAAAAGTATTGGATGATGGCACGCTTGCTTTTTTTACGGATCTGACGGAGGCGAAGGACGCAGAGATTTTTTTCATTTGTGTGGGCACACCTGAAGCAGCAGACGGCACAGCCGATTTAACCTATTTACTCGGGGCTGTTTCTGACATAGAAAAGGTCCATTCGCTCGCACCGCAAGAACGAATCGTAGTAATCAAGAGTACCGTACCAGTCGGAACTGGCGAAAAAGTAGCGGGGATGCTTGCTGGCTGCCAAGGAGTATCTGTTGCATCCAACCCGGAGTTTTTACGGGAAGGAAGCGCATTATTGGACGCCTTGGAGCCTTCACGAATCGTTATTGGCGTAGATAATTCTCAGGCAGCGGCGAGCATGGAGGAGCTGTACAACGGCGTGAAGGCACCGCGAGTAATCACGACCAGAGTAAACGCGGAGCTGATCAAATACGCTTCGAATGCATTTTTGGCCACCCGAATCTCCTTCATGAACGAGCTAGCACGGTTAAGTACTGCACTCGGGACGGATATCGTGACGATCTCACGAGGAATGGGACTGGATAGCCGAATCGGTCCGCAATTTTTACGGGCAGGAGTAGGTTATGGCGGCTCCTGTTTTCCGAAGGATACGATTGCGTTATTGCGACTCGCAGCAGAGCACAATATTCACTTAAGCATTTTGGATAAAGTGCGAGAGGTGAATGCTACACAACCTGGCTGGTTTTTGGAGCAGTTGTGCTTGCAACTCCCTGATCTGAAAGGCAAACAAATTGCCGTTCTGGGGTTGACGTTTAAACCGGATACAGATGACATTCGCGAAGCGCCATCGCTCAAATTGATAGAGGCACTCCTGCAAAAAGGTGCTTTCGTGAAGGCATTCGATCCGATTGGAGCATCTGGTGTCAGCAAGCAGTTTCCACAGATCACGTATACGCAATCCGCAGCAGAAGCATGCGAGGGAGCACACGCCGCATTATTAGTCACAGAATGGGAACAGTGTGTTCAACTGGATTGGAAGCGGGTTCATCAAAGCATGGCTCAGCCTCTTTTGGTAGACGGACGAAATGCCTGGCCGAACCAGGAGGTAAAGGAAGCAGGCTTTCACTATATCGGAATAGGGAGAAGCTGA
- a CDS encoding glycosyltransferase, with translation MHRVLVYRRKFLPKSETFIYEQLLGHQVVKPVVLTRQRAFNRKQFPYSPVYVRKHMAGLSTWLRRKKMKCLHARFGPAGLELLPYAQKSKLPLITSFHGFDATKRVKENPVYRRSLTRLFRKGHAFTVVSNHMRKRLIHLGCPPSKITLIRSGIDLRKFPMLPPQPVVNGEYRLLSVGRLTEKKGMDTLIKAFTHVHKKYPKAKLIIVGDGEEKKKLKRLIKKNRLGTQVVLKGALPHREVQRELAKCHLFIIACKTARNGNQEGIPNVIMEAMASGRPVISTYHAGIPELVENKVTGYLVPEKSPTTLGKMINRVLTESHEWAQITTEARLKVEKNHDIHKQRMRLEELYLRVSKK, from the coding sequence ATGCATCGGGTCCTCGTTTATCGCAGAAAGTTTCTTCCTAAGAGTGAAACATTTATTTACGAGCAATTGCTTGGACATCAAGTGGTCAAACCCGTGGTGTTGACCCGCCAGCGAGCCTTTAACAGAAAACAATTTCCTTACTCGCCGGTCTATGTGCGCAAGCATATGGCCGGCCTCTCCACTTGGCTGCGACGAAAAAAAATGAAATGCCTGCATGCCCGTTTTGGTCCTGCCGGATTAGAATTACTTCCTTATGCACAAAAAAGCAAGCTCCCCCTAATCACTTCCTTTCACGGCTTTGATGCGACCAAGCGCGTCAAAGAAAATCCAGTGTACAGACGGTCCCTTACGCGTCTCTTTCGAAAGGGCCATGCGTTTACAGTCGTCAGCAATCACATGAGAAAGCGATTGATTCATCTCGGCTGCCCCCCATCCAAAATTACGCTTATCCGCTCAGGAATTGATTTGCGCAAATTTCCCATGCTGCCGCCACAGCCCGTAGTAAATGGGGAGTACCGATTGCTAAGCGTAGGGAGACTGACTGAAAAAAAGGGGATGGATACGCTAATTAAGGCGTTTACCCACGTGCATAAAAAATATCCCAAGGCGAAGCTAATCATCGTCGGTGATGGAGAAGAAAAAAAGAAGCTCAAACGACTGATTAAGAAAAACAGGCTAGGCACACAAGTCGTGCTCAAAGGAGCTTTGCCACATCGTGAAGTCCAGCGCGAACTGGCCAAGTGCCATTTGTTCATCATCGCATGCAAGACAGCGAGAAATGGCAACCAAGAGGGGATTCCCAATGTGATCATGGAAGCGATGGCCAGCGGACGCCCTGTCATTTCCACTTATCACGCGGGGATTCCGGAGCTGGTGGAAAACAAAGTAACCGGATATCTGGTTCCGGAGAAATCACCGACTACGCTCGGGAAAATGATAAACCGTGTACTAACAGAAAGTCACGAGTGGGCACAGATCACGACGGAGGCTCGACTGAAAGTAGAAAAAAACCACGATATCCATAAGCAACGGATGAGGCTAGAAGAACTCTATTTGCGTGTGTCGAAAAAATGA